From a single Arthrobacter sp. SLBN-112 genomic region:
- a CDS encoding Cgl0159 family (beta/alpha)8-fold protein: protein MTLTPLASNNALDDDPRRYEHLSTIRLEDPDAVARAAKSRRRHPGLKSGRQNFIVAADHPARGALAVGSDPVAMADRRQLLDRLQIALANPAVDGVLASPDIMDDLLLLGALDGKLVFGSMNRGGLSGLVNEFDDRFTGHTAAALEALGADGGKMLTRICLGDPDTVATLEATAKAIDSLAERKLIAMVEPFLSVRENGRVRNDLSTNAVIKSIAIAEGLGSTSAYTWMKLPVVAEMERVMAATTMPTVLLGGDPDGTQDEVFATWQAALALPGVQGLTVGRTLLYPADGDVAGAVASAASLLHHTTEIPEN, encoded by the coding sequence GTGACCCTCACCCCGTTAGCCTCGAACAACGCACTGGACGACGATCCGCGCCGCTATGAGCACCTGAGCACCATCCGCCTGGAAGACCCGGATGCCGTTGCCCGTGCCGCCAAGTCCCGCCGCCGCCACCCCGGCCTGAAGTCGGGCCGGCAGAACTTCATCGTCGCCGCAGACCACCCCGCCCGCGGCGCCCTTGCCGTTGGCAGCGACCCCGTGGCCATGGCCGACCGGCGCCAGCTGCTGGACCGGCTGCAGATCGCCCTGGCCAATCCCGCCGTCGACGGTGTCCTGGCGTCCCCGGACATCATGGACGACCTGCTGCTGCTGGGCGCCCTGGACGGCAAGCTGGTGTTCGGTTCGATGAACCGCGGCGGCCTCTCCGGGCTGGTCAACGAGTTCGACGACCGCTTCACCGGCCACACCGCAGCAGCGCTGGAGGCTCTGGGAGCTGACGGTGGCAAAATGCTCACCCGCATCTGCCTGGGCGACCCCGACACCGTGGCCACCCTGGAAGCGACCGCCAAGGCCATCGATTCCCTGGCGGAGCGGAAGCTGATCGCCATGGTGGAACCGTTCCTTTCGGTCCGCGAGAACGGGCGGGTCCGCAACGACCTGTCCACCAACGCCGTGATCAAGTCCATCGCCATCGCCGAGGGCCTGGGCTCCACCAGTGCCTACACCTGGATGAAGCTTCCCGTGGTGGCCGAAATGGAACGCGTCATGGCCGCCACCACCATGCCCACCGTCCTGCTGGGCGGGGACCCGGACGGTACCCAGGACGAGGTCTTCGCAACCTGGCAGGCTGCACTGGCGCTCCCTGGCGTCCAGGGCCTCACGGTTGGCCGGACCCTGCTCTACCCGGCAGACGGGGACGTCGCGGGCGCCGTCGCCAGCGCCGCCTCGCTACTGCACCACACCACTGAAATCCCGGAGAACTAG